One region of Jatrophihabitans cynanchi genomic DNA includes:
- a CDS encoding APC family permease — MALFTRVLKRLIVGSPVRSEQAGHSLLAKRLALPIFASDALSSVAYATQEILLVLTVGGTAYLYLTPWVAGAVVVLMTVVVASYRQLVRAYPTGGGDYEVATKNIGKPAGVVVASALLVDYVMTVAVSVSSGVDNIISAAPSLHHWRVWMALAFVAVLAAVNLRGLREAGLAFAAPTYLFASGVFIMIGTGLLRMILGDAPVAESARYHVEAHAGYGNLGFLALMFFTLRAFSSGCTALTGVEAIANGVPAFKPPKARNAQLTLVAMGAIALSMFIGLTALALISKVHITDPTGNSCQLVGVPDCQHTPQRTVIAQVAGAVFGGPHSAGFFYVQATTALILVLAANTAFNGFPLLGSILARDKNLPTQLKTRGDRLAYSNGIVMLAIVACVLIAIYKADVTRLIQLYIIGVFTSFTLGQSGMVRHWNRALRVERDAAERRRMQRSRMINAFGATLAGVVLVIVIITKFTKGAYLVLIAMPILYLVMRGIHKHYERVADELVSDEMGLMLPSRNHVVVLVSKAHKPTMRALAYARATRPDTLTALTVNVDDEETRALLAEWERRDLPVKLTVLESPYREITKPIVAYIKQLRADRPRELVSVFIPEYVMGRWWEQLLHNQSALRLKGRLLFQPGVMVTSVPWQLESSKAAKKHLVGVAPPDPDKPQSPQRV; from the coding sequence GTGGCACTGTTCACGCGCGTGCTCAAGCGCCTGATCGTCGGCAGCCCGGTGCGCTCTGAGCAGGCCGGCCACTCACTGCTCGCCAAGCGCCTCGCGCTGCCCATCTTCGCCAGCGACGCGCTCTCGAGCGTCGCCTACGCGACGCAGGAGATCCTGCTCGTCCTCACCGTCGGCGGCACCGCGTACCTGTACCTGACGCCGTGGGTGGCGGGCGCGGTCGTCGTGCTGATGACGGTGGTGGTCGCGTCCTACCGCCAGCTGGTCCGCGCCTACCCGACGGGCGGCGGCGACTACGAGGTCGCGACCAAGAACATCGGCAAGCCGGCGGGCGTGGTCGTCGCGAGCGCACTGCTCGTCGACTACGTGATGACGGTCGCGGTGTCGGTGTCCTCCGGCGTGGACAACATCATCTCGGCGGCGCCGTCGCTGCACCACTGGCGGGTGTGGATGGCGCTGGCCTTCGTGGCGGTGCTCGCGGCGGTCAACCTGCGCGGGCTGCGCGAGGCGGGGCTGGCCTTCGCCGCACCCACGTACCTGTTTGCCAGCGGCGTGTTCATCATGATCGGCACCGGCCTGCTGCGGATGATCCTCGGCGACGCGCCGGTGGCCGAGAGCGCGCGCTACCACGTGGAGGCGCACGCGGGGTACGGCAACCTGGGCTTCCTGGCGCTGATGTTCTTCACGCTGCGCGCGTTCTCCTCCGGCTGCACCGCGCTCACCGGTGTCGAGGCGATCGCCAACGGCGTCCCGGCGTTCAAGCCGCCCAAGGCGCGAAACGCGCAACTGACCCTGGTGGCGATGGGCGCGATCGCGCTGTCGATGTTCATCGGTCTCACCGCGCTCGCGCTGATCTCGAAGGTCCACATCACCGACCCGACCGGCAACAGTTGTCAGCTGGTGGGTGTCCCCGATTGCCAGCACACGCCACAGCGCACCGTGATCGCGCAGGTGGCGGGGGCGGTGTTCGGCGGGCCGCATTCGGCAGGGTTCTTCTACGTGCAGGCGACCACTGCGCTCATCCTGGTGCTCGCCGCCAACACCGCGTTCAACGGGTTCCCGCTGCTCGGCTCGATCCTGGCTCGGGACAAGAACCTTCCCACCCAACTGAAGACCCGCGGTGACCGGCTCGCCTACAGCAACGGCATCGTGATGCTCGCGATCGTCGCGTGCGTGCTGATCGCGATCTACAAGGCGGACGTCACGCGCTTGATCCAGCTGTACATCATCGGCGTGTTCACCTCGTTCACGCTGGGCCAGTCGGGCATGGTGCGGCACTGGAACAGGGCGCTGCGGGTCGAGCGTGACGCGGCCGAGCGGCGGCGCATGCAGCGCTCGCGGATGATCAACGCGTTCGGGGCGACGCTCGCCGGGGTGGTGCTGGTGATCGTCATCATCACCAAGTTCACCAAGGGCGCCTACCTGGTGCTGATCGCGATGCCGATCCTGTACCTGGTCATGCGCGGCATCCACAAGCACTACGAGCGGGTGGCCGACGAGTTGGTCAGCGACGAAATGGGGCTCATGCTGCCTTCGCGCAACCACGTCGTGGTGCTCGTCTCCAAGGCGCACAAGCCGACGATGCGCGCGCTGGCCTACGCCCGTGCCACCCGTCCGGACACCCTCACCGCGCTGACGGTGAACGTCGACGACGAGGAGACGCGTGCCCTGCTGGCCGAGTGGGAGCGGCGCGACCTGCCGGTGAAGCTGACCGTACTGGAGTCGCCGTACCGGGAGATCACCAAGCCGATCGTCGCGTACATCAAACAGTTGCGGGCCGACCGGCCGCGCGAACTGGTGAGCGTGTTCATCCCGGAGTACGTGATGGGCCGCTGGTGGGAGCAGTTGCTGCACAACCAGTCGGCGCTGCGACTCAAGGGCAGGCTGCTGTTCCAGCCCGGTGTGATGGTGACCAGCGTGCCGTGGCAGTTGGAGTCGTCCAAAGCCGCGAAGAAGCACCTGGTCGGTGTGGCGCCGCCGGACCCGGACAAGCCGCAGAGCCCGCAGCGTGTCTGA
- a CDS encoding potassium channel family protein: protein MHIVVMGCGRVGSSLAHSLARLDHSVSVVDQDPLAFRRLGEQFSGRSIVGIGFDRDTLVEAGIEQASAFAAVSSGDNSNIIAARVARETFGVQKVVARIYDPKRAEVYERLGIPTVATVPWTANRLLKSVLGEATSEAWRDPSGAVALTQVAPHEGWVGKSVADFEAATGSRVGLLTRFGTGMLPTATMLIQSGDTLHALTTDALADTLRHAAERPPLGAAE from the coding sequence GTGCACATCGTCGTAATGGGCTGTGGCCGGGTCGGGAGTTCCCTCGCCCACAGCCTGGCCCGTCTGGACCACAGCGTGTCGGTGGTCGATCAGGACCCGTTGGCCTTCCGCCGGCTCGGTGAGCAGTTCTCGGGCCGGTCGATCGTCGGGATCGGCTTCGACCGCGACACCCTGGTCGAGGCCGGCATCGAGCAGGCGTCTGCGTTCGCGGCCGTCAGCAGCGGCGACAACTCCAACATCATCGCAGCGCGGGTCGCACGCGAGACCTTCGGCGTGCAGAAGGTGGTCGCCCGCATCTACGACCCCAAGCGCGCGGAGGTGTACGAGCGGCTCGGCATCCCCACCGTCGCCACCGTGCCGTGGACGGCGAACCGGCTGCTCAAGAGCGTGCTCGGCGAGGCCACCTCGGAGGCGTGGCGCGACCCGTCCGGTGCGGTCGCGCTCACCCAGGTCGCGCCGCACGAGGGCTGGGTGGGCAAGTCGGTGGCGGACTTCGAGGCGGCCACCGGCAGCCGGGTCGGCCTACTCACCCGGTTCGGCACCGGCATGCTGCCGACCGCGACGATGCTCATCCAGTCCGGCGACACGTTGCACGCGCTCACCACGGACGCGCTCGCCGACACGCTGCGCCACGCCGCCGAGCGGCCCCCGCTCGGAGCAGCCGAATGA
- a CDS encoding potassium channel family protein translates to MKVAIAGAGAVGRSIARELLQNGHDVLLIDKEPNKVVPDRIPGADWRLGDACEVANLEDAGLEDFEVVISATGDDKVNLVVSLLAKTEFSVRRVVARINHPSNEWLFTEAWGVDVAVSTPRVLAALVEEAVEVGDVVRLFGLREGQANLVEVTLPEGAHCAGRAVRNLDLPEDAVLVAIVRGTRVITPRGEEPLEAGDELLFVALPETEAALRSAIID, encoded by the coding sequence ATGAAGGTCGCGATCGCCGGCGCGGGCGCGGTCGGCCGCTCCATCGCCCGCGAACTGCTGCAGAACGGCCACGACGTGCTGCTCATCGACAAGGAGCCGAACAAGGTCGTCCCGGATCGAATCCCCGGCGCCGACTGGCGCTTGGGCGACGCCTGCGAGGTGGCGAACCTCGAGGACGCCGGGCTGGAGGACTTCGAGGTCGTCATCAGCGCGACCGGCGACGACAAGGTCAACCTGGTCGTGTCGCTGCTGGCCAAGACCGAGTTCTCGGTGCGCCGGGTCGTCGCCCGGATCAACCACCCGTCCAACGAGTGGCTCTTCACCGAGGCCTGGGGGGTCGACGTCGCGGTGTCCACGCCACGGGTGCTGGCCGCGCTCGTCGAGGAGGCGGTGGAGGTCGGTGACGTGGTGCGCCTGTTCGGGCTGCGCGAGGGTCAGGCCAACCTGGTCGAGGTGACGCTGCCCGAAGGGGCGCACTGTGCCGGTCGCGCCGTGCGCAACCTGGACCTGCCCGAGGACGCGGTGCTGGTGGCGATCGTGCGCGGCACGCGGGTGATCACGCCGCGCGGCGAGGAGCCGCTCGAGGCTGGCGACGAGCTGTTGTTCGTGGCCCTACCCGAGACCGAGGCCGCGCTCCGCAGCGCCATCATCGACTGA
- a CDS encoding DUF3159 domain-containing protein, whose product MGDRIDLRETYRRQMLASIGGWTGTAITAIPPVVFVIVNAITELRPAIVAAVATAVALAAYRLIRKQPTQQAISGLFGVLIAALIAARTGQARGYFLLGIWTSFLYAVPFAVSIVARRPLIGWLWEFLDPTPGLAGDARWYRCRPLLRAYSWATLAATIVFLARGTVQLTLYEHNVTGWLAFARVAMGYPLWIAAVAFAFLVGTRARHAVTRAAAADGDDAGGAEGNAASVDDGAAERGLGLG is encoded by the coding sequence GTGGGCGACCGGATCGACCTGCGCGAGACGTATCGCAGGCAGATGCTGGCCAGCATCGGTGGCTGGACCGGCACCGCGATCACCGCGATCCCGCCGGTCGTGTTCGTGATCGTGAACGCGATCACCGAGCTGCGTCCGGCGATCGTCGCCGCGGTGGCCACCGCCGTGGCGCTGGCTGCCTACCGGCTGATCCGCAAGCAGCCGACCCAGCAGGCGATCTCGGGCCTGTTCGGGGTGCTCATCGCGGCTCTGATCGCCGCCCGCACCGGTCAGGCGCGCGGGTACTTCCTGCTCGGAATCTGGACCAGCTTCCTGTACGCGGTGCCGTTCGCGGTCTCGATCGTGGCGCGCCGCCCGCTCATCGGCTGGCTGTGGGAGTTCCTGGACCCCACGCCCGGGCTGGCCGGGGACGCCCGCTGGTACCGATGCCGGCCCCTGCTGCGCGCCTATTCGTGGGCCACGCTCGCGGCCACGATCGTCTTCCTGGCCCGCGGCACGGTGCAGCTGACGCTGTACGAGCACAACGTCACCGGCTGGCTGGCGTTCGCGCGCGTGGCGATGGGGTACCCGCTGTGGATCGCCGCCGTCGCGTTCGCGTTCCTCGTCGGGACGCGGGCGCGGCACGCCGTGACCCGTGCGGCTGCCGCCGACGGCGATGACGCTGGCGGCGCCGAGGGCAACGCGGCCTCAGTCGATGATGGCGCTGCGGAGCGCGGCCTCGGTCTCGGGTAG
- a CDS encoding OB-fold nucleic acid binding domain-containing protein: protein MGHNLSLLRRLTASTHQLDAVDLQTEVERLACMPLDKLQRGANVVVAGRLRAVVYTPSENVPTLEAELFDGSGSIALVWLGRRRIAGVEPGRRILARGRVGVHNGAPAIYNPWYELLCSS, encoded by the coding sequence GTGGGCCACAACCTGTCGTTGCTGCGGCGCCTGACCGCGAGCACGCACCAGCTCGACGCGGTCGACCTGCAGACCGAGGTCGAGCGGCTCGCCTGCATGCCGCTGGACAAGCTCCAGCGCGGTGCCAACGTCGTGGTCGCCGGCCGGCTGCGCGCTGTCGTCTACACGCCGAGCGAGAACGTGCCGACGCTGGAGGCCGAGCTGTTCGACGGCTCCGGCTCCATCGCGCTGGTCTGGCTCGGCCGGCGCCGCATCGCCGGGGTCGAACCGGGCCGCCGCATCCTGGCGCGCGGGAGGGTCGGCGTCCACAACGGCGCACCGGCGATCTACAACCCCTGGTACGAGCTGCTGTGCAGTTCCTGA
- a CDS encoding DUF3710 domain-containing protein has translation MPSRRRQKRTDRSKIDATPPWETRVRDEPEPTTGPYDERDAPDDDIARVDLGALRIPVNANLEVRLDVNEAQQVIAATMAGPHGTMQLGVFAAPRNEGIWDEVRAEIAASMNAQRGQAKERHDGPFGTELTGKLPGEGGLVPVRFIGVDGPRWFLRAMLVGPAAVEESKAAPFLRAFEQVIVARGSDPLPVREPVPLRLPRDVVLPGAEESGAEEPGTDGSGAS, from the coding sequence GTGCCGTCGCGACGCAGGCAGAAGCGCACCGATCGGTCCAAGATCGACGCGACCCCGCCCTGGGAGACCCGGGTGCGGGACGAGCCGGAACCGACCACCGGGCCGTACGACGAGCGCGACGCGCCCGACGACGACATCGCGCGCGTCGATCTGGGTGCGCTGCGCATCCCGGTGAACGCGAACCTGGAGGTGCGCCTGGACGTCAACGAGGCGCAGCAGGTGATCGCGGCGACGATGGCCGGCCCGCACGGCACGATGCAGCTCGGCGTGTTCGCAGCACCGCGCAACGAGGGCATCTGGGACGAGGTGCGCGCGGAGATCGCAGCGTCGATGAACGCGCAGCGTGGCCAGGCCAAGGAGCGGCACGACGGCCCGTTCGGCACCGAGCTCACCGGCAAGCTGCCGGGCGAGGGTGGCCTGGTGCCGGTGCGGTTCATCGGCGTCGACGGGCCGCGCTGGTTCCTGCGGGCGATGCTGGTCGGCCCGGCGGCAGTGGAGGAGTCCAAGGCCGCGCCGTTCCTGCGCGCGTTCGAGCAGGTGATCGTGGCGCGGGGCTCGGACCCGCTGCCGGTGCGCGAGCCGGTCCCGCTGCGCCTGCCCCGTGACGTCGTGCTGCCCGGCGCCGAGGAATCCGGCGCCGAGGAACCCGGCACGGACGGATCCGGCGCGAGCTGA
- the dut gene encoding dUTP diphosphatase, which translates to MNSAAEPDLQVLVHRLDPELPLPVYALPGDAGADIVAAEQVTLAPGERALLPTGLAIALPAGYAAFVHPRSGLAARVGLGLVNAPGTIDSGYRGEIKVIVINHDTARSLTLARGERIAQLVFQRVERASFVEVDQLPASERAAGGHGSTGGAAALQPAGVTSEGNS; encoded by the coding sequence ATGAACTCTGCTGCCGAGCCGGACCTTCAGGTGCTGGTCCACCGACTCGATCCCGAACTGCCGCTACCGGTCTACGCCTTACCCGGTGACGCCGGCGCCGACATCGTCGCCGCCGAGCAGGTCACCCTGGCGCCGGGGGAGCGGGCGCTCTTGCCGACCGGCTTGGCGATCGCGCTGCCCGCGGGATATGCCGCCTTCGTGCATCCGCGCTCCGGGCTCGCGGCGCGCGTCGGCCTGGGCCTGGTGAATGCGCCCGGCACCATCGACTCCGGCTACCGTGGCGAGATCAAGGTGATCGTCATCAACCACGACACTGCCCGCAGCCTGACCCTGGCCCGCGGCGAGCGGATCGCCCAACTGGTCTTCCAGCGGGTCGAACGAGCCAGTTTCGTCGAGGTGGATCAGCTGCCGGCGTCGGAGCGGGCAGCCGGTGGCCACGGCTCGACCGGTGGTGCGGCCGCCCTGCAGCCGGCCGGTGTGACCTCGGAAGGGAACAGCTAG
- a CDS encoding DUF3093 domain-containing protein — translation MSASSETPPDAVPAGGSERRPQAGYLERLRTPWWWYAVALFVASLLAAEFHIAGYHLTDWIPFGTLLPLSVAIVWWMGHSSLQIAHGEVSIRGAHLPLEYVSGCVALDAATLRRVVGREGDPAAFVSIRPWIGPGVQLWLDDPEDPTPYWIVSTRHPQRVVDLIRAG, via the coding sequence GTGAGCGCCAGCAGCGAGACTCCGCCGGACGCGGTTCCCGCAGGCGGCTCCGAGCGCCGGCCGCAGGCCGGGTACCTCGAGCGGCTGCGCACGCCGTGGTGGTGGTACGCGGTCGCGCTGTTCGTCGCGTCGCTGCTGGCCGCCGAGTTCCACATCGCCGGGTACCACCTGACCGACTGGATCCCGTTCGGCACGCTGCTGCCGCTGTCGGTGGCGATCGTGTGGTGGATGGGGCACAGCTCGCTGCAGATCGCGCACGGTGAGGTCAGCATCAGGGGTGCCCACCTGCCGCTGGAGTACGTGAGCGGCTGCGTGGCGCTGGATGCCGCCACCTTGCGACGCGTCGTCGGCCGCGAGGGCGATCCGGCCGCATTCGTCTCGATCCGGCCGTGGATCGGCCCCGGGGTGCAGCTGTGGCTGGACGACCCGGAGGACCCGACGCCCTACTGGATCGTGAGCACCCGGCACCCGCAGCGGGTGGTCGATCTCATTCGCGCCGGGTAG
- a CDS encoding SDR family oxidoreductase — protein sequence MPGRFAGRTAVITGASRGIGLAIATRIVDEGGRVLITARKPEPLQEATAALGGSEHAVFVAGRADDPEHQAEVFATVGREFGRLDVLVNNTGINPAYGPLVGVDESAARKIMDVNVLAALSWTRQALAAGLGADGAGAVVNMASVAGLHPAPGIAYYGVSKAALIGLTVQLAAELAPAVRVNAIAPAVVKTRFAEALYAEDEAAAAAGYPLGRLGEPADIAAAAAFLASSDAAWITGQTLVIDGGAGLRASL from the coding sequence CTGCCAGGGCGCTTCGCCGGCAGGACCGCCGTCATCACCGGCGCGAGCCGGGGCATCGGCCTGGCCATCGCCACCCGCATCGTCGACGAGGGCGGCCGGGTACTGATCACCGCCCGCAAGCCGGAGCCGCTGCAGGAGGCGACGGCCGCGCTGGGCGGGTCCGAGCACGCCGTCTTCGTGGCCGGGCGGGCCGACGATCCGGAGCACCAGGCGGAGGTGTTCGCGACGGTCGGCCGGGAGTTCGGCCGGCTGGACGTGCTGGTGAACAACACCGGCATCAATCCGGCGTACGGCCCGCTGGTCGGGGTCGACGAGAGTGCCGCGCGCAAGATCATGGACGTCAACGTGCTGGCCGCCCTGTCCTGGACCAGGCAGGCGCTCGCCGCGGGTCTCGGGGCCGACGGGGCGGGCGCGGTGGTCAACATGGCCTCGGTGGCCGGGCTGCATCCCGCGCCCGGGATCGCCTACTACGGCGTGAGCAAGGCGGCCCTGATCGGGCTCACCGTCCAACTGGCCGCCGAGCTGGCGCCCGCTGTGCGGGTGAACGCGATCGCCCCGGCTGTGGTCAAGACGCGCTTCGCCGAGGCGCTGTACGCCGAGGACGAGGCCGCAGCCGCGGCCGGCTATCCGCTCGGACGCCTGGGCGAGCCCGCCGATATCGCTGCCGCGGCCGCGTTCCTCGCCTCGTCCGACGCCGCCTGGATCACCGGCCAGACCCTCGTAATAGACGGCGGCGCCGGCTTGCGGGCGAGCCTCTAG
- a CDS encoding DUF4193 domain-containing protein, which yields MATDYDAPRRGEADDLGEDSLEELKARRAEAQSGSIDIDETELNESLELPGADLSGLSGEELTVRVIPKQDDEFTCSRCFLVHHRSRLARQSKGQYICRDCA from the coding sequence ATGGCGACTGACTACGACGCGCCGCGTCGCGGTGAGGCCGACGATCTGGGCGAGGACTCGCTCGAGGAGCTCAAGGCAAGGCGTGCCGAGGCACAGTCCGGATCGATCGACATCGATGAGACCGAGCTGAACGAGTCCCTCGAGCTGCCCGGTGCGGACCTGTCCGGCCTGTCCGGCGAGGAACTCACCGTCCGGGTCATCCCCAAGCAGGACGACGAGTTCACCTGTTCACGCTGCTTCCTGGTGCACCACCGCAGCCGGCTGGCGCGCCAGAGCAAGGGCCAGTACATCTGCCGCGACTGCGCTTGA
- a CDS encoding LytR C-terminal domain-containing protein, translating into MTSPTKRRPLPALAFLLALCLLAALVWWRVLHRSDSKAADKPTCPTSQAPKTLPEAAAITVTVLNSTKRKGLAAATRLVLVKDGFRSPGKAVNDDKSFGGHGQIAGVAEIRYGPDSAPGAQLLAYYFPGAKLVKTDATDSTVLVSLGATFKSVATPAAVAAALKADGITLVRTTGTPQGSGSSPSC; encoded by the coding sequence ATGACGAGTCCGACGAAGCGGCGTCCGCTGCCGGCTTTGGCGTTCCTTCTCGCACTGTGCCTGCTGGCCGCGCTGGTGTGGTGGCGGGTGCTGCACCGCAGCGACAGCAAGGCCGCCGACAAGCCGACGTGCCCGACGTCACAGGCTCCGAAGACGCTGCCGGAGGCAGCGGCGATCACGGTCACGGTGCTCAACTCCACCAAACGCAAGGGTCTGGCCGCCGCCACCCGCCTGGTGCTGGTCAAGGACGGTTTCCGCAGCCCCGGCAAGGCCGTCAACGACGACAAATCCTTCGGCGGTCACGGCCAGATCGCGGGGGTGGCCGAGATCCGTTACGGACCGGACAGCGCCCCCGGAGCGCAGCTGCTGGCCTACTACTTCCCCGGTGCCAAGCTGGTCAAGACCGACGCGACCGATTCCACGGTGCTCGTTTCGCTCGGCGCGACGTTCAAGTCGGTCGCGACGCCGGCCGCGGTCGCCGCGGCGCTCAAGGCCGACGGCATCACCCTGGTGCGCACGACCGGCACCCCGCAGGGTTCGGGGAGCAGTCCTAGCTGTTGA
- a CDS encoding inositol monophosphatase family protein has translation MSDAAEDLIHELEDIAVLLARGAAEVVRDARRGRLSVSAKSTVTDLVTAADREVERWLVARLAALRPGDAVLGEEGGAHAGTAAGGRVRWLLDPIDGTVNFVLGVPQYAVSVAAELDGTVVAGAVCNPANGELYRARQGAGAYLGGERLTGPRDVPLERAVIGTGFGYDARQRTRQVAVVAQLLPRIADIRRIGSASLDLCAVAAGRLDGYFEAGLNVWDYAAGALIAAEAGALVSGLRGRAPSGLLTAAAGPHLAPALLALLEELGADAVNS, from the coding sequence ATGAGCGACGCTGCCGAGGACCTGATCCATGAGCTCGAGGACATCGCCGTGCTGCTCGCGCGCGGAGCCGCCGAGGTGGTCCGGGACGCGCGCCGCGGGCGGCTGTCGGTCTCGGCGAAGAGCACCGTGACCGACCTGGTGACCGCCGCGGATCGTGAGGTCGAGCGGTGGCTGGTGGCCCGGTTGGCCGCGCTGCGTCCCGGGGACGCCGTGCTCGGCGAAGAGGGCGGTGCGCACGCCGGGACGGCCGCGGGTGGTCGCGTTCGCTGGCTGCTCGACCCGATCGACGGCACGGTCAACTTCGTGCTGGGGGTGCCGCAGTACGCCGTGTCGGTCGCCGCGGAGCTGGACGGGACGGTCGTGGCGGGCGCGGTGTGCAACCCGGCCAACGGCGAGCTGTACCGGGCGCGGCAGGGCGCGGGCGCGTACCTCGGCGGCGAGCGGCTCACCGGGCCGCGCGACGTGCCGCTCGAGCGGGCCGTGATCGGCACCGGCTTCGGCTACGACGCACGCCAGCGCACGCGCCAGGTGGCGGTCGTCGCGCAGCTGCTGCCGCGCATCGCCGACATCCGCCGGATCGGTTCGGCCAGCCTGGACCTGTGCGCGGTCGCCGCCGGCCGGCTGGACGGCTACTTCGAGGCCGGCCTGAACGTCTGGGACTACGCCGCAGGCGCGCTCATCGCGGCCGAGGCCGGCGCCCTCGTGTCCGGCCTGCGAGGGCGTGCGCCGAGCGGCCTGCTGACCGCGGCAGCCGGGCCGCATCTGGCGCCCGCCCTGCTCGCGTTGCTCGAAGAGCTGGGCGCGGACGCCGTCAACAGCTAG
- the ppgK gene encoding polyphosphate--glucose phosphotransferase yields MGEHTGRSGQAYGIDIGGSGIKGAVVDVSTGTLVTPRTRILTPQPSTPDAVAQVVVQLLADADWAGPVGATFPAVISHGVARSAANVDKSWIGTDVDACFTEATGHGTDVIVLNDADAAGIAEARFGAAKGVPGVVILLTFGTGIGSALLMDGRLVPNTELGHLELDGHDAETRAAASVKDEEKLSYKKWAKRVETYMSHVERLFTPDLFVVGGGVSKDSDKWVPLLELNTPVKPAELLNDAGIVGAAIAAAERHGE; encoded by the coding sequence GTGGGTGAGCACACCGGCAGGTCCGGTCAGGCGTACGGCATCGACATCGGCGGCAGCGGCATCAAGGGTGCCGTGGTCGACGTGTCGACCGGAACGTTGGTGACGCCCCGTACCCGCATCCTCACGCCGCAACCGTCGACGCCGGACGCGGTGGCGCAGGTGGTGGTGCAGTTGCTGGCAGATGCCGACTGGGCCGGTCCGGTCGGGGCGACCTTCCCGGCGGTGATCTCCCACGGCGTGGCGCGCTCGGCCGCCAACGTGGACAAGAGCTGGATCGGTACCGACGTCGACGCCTGCTTCACCGAGGCGACCGGGCATGGCACCGACGTGATCGTGCTCAACGACGCCGACGCGGCGGGCATCGCCGAGGCGCGCTTCGGCGCAGCGAAGGGGGTGCCCGGTGTCGTCATCCTGTTGACCTTCGGCACCGGCATCGGCAGCGCGCTGCTGATGGACGGGCGGCTCGTGCCGAACACCGAGCTCGGCCACCTCGAACTGGACGGCCACGACGCGGAGACGCGGGCCGCGGCCTCGGTCAAGGACGAGGAGAAGCTGTCGTACAAGAAGTGGGCGAAGCGAGTCGAGACGTACATGTCGCACGTGGAGCGGCTGTTCACGCCCGACCTCTTCGTGGTCGGCGGCGGCGTCAGCAAGGACTCGGACAAGTGGGTGCCGCTGCTCGAGCTCAACACCCCGGTGAAGCCGGCGGAGCTGCTCAACGACGCGGGGATCGTCGGCGCGGCCATCGCCGCGGCCGAGCGTCACGGTGAGTGA